Part of the Lolium rigidum isolate FL_2022 chromosome 6, APGP_CSIRO_Lrig_0.1, whole genome shotgun sequence genome, AATTATACTGTGATAGATACCATTGTGAAAAGCAAAGTGCATATTctctgggagtggtgttttggaacatgggagcatatgctcccactattttgaaatgcatcttacacatattttgaatttcaaaaaaattgaaaccaaaaattcgcatgtaaatcttctcgtgctacacgcttaaaaaattgtttcataaaaaatcgacttatcatgtgacgtgtgtaaaaaagacaaaactcggtgctaaaaataatgcttttcaccagataatttttctcttttttatatagaccacaaaaaatattggtttttcgtgaaacttgacgaacaaacatatattatgaagatgtacatgtaaatttttttgttaaatttttttgacatttcaaaatatgattttttggtagagggtgcatacgcacccgggagccgaattgaatttcctatATTCTCTCTCCTTCCTTCGAATTCTCGACCGCGGCCGTGGCGACGTAGATTACGATGCTGGGCTCCGTCGTGGACGGCCACGATTTTTTCGGCCGAGACTCACCGCCGGTGCCGATGTTTACTCCTCTCTTGTTGTCTTCCGTCGGCCCAGACGACGCCTATTTCCCGGAAATGCCCTCCGTAGCAGTGCACGTGCGGACATGTTACCCGCGGCGTGATTTGCATCGGAAATATGATCACTTTTGACGAATCTTGATTTAATCGCGGGATGAATGACAGGGGTAGTACGGTCATTTAGGCCTTGTTTTTTCTCGGTTTCGTCTCGCGTGGCCGACCTGTCTTCCCTCTTCTCTTCTCACCTGCTTCCCTTCCCCCCAGTATTAAAACCGCATCGCCTTTCGCCCAACTCCTCCGTGCGGGAACGCGCGGCACGGATCGACGGCACCACAAATACACCGCCACCGCGAGACCAGCGCCATCCACACCACCAGCGCCGCTCGCGACCGACGGCGGCGGATACGGCGGCGGAATTCCTCTTCTTTCGCGCGGCTCCCGGAGGATCAATCATTCAATCCAAAGAGCGCCGCGCGATTGAGGTCTCGGGGCCTCCGCCGGCGGCCGCACCATGGTGGCGAGCATTGCCGGAGCGACGCCATCATCGTCGTCGCCCACGGGCTGCCGTGCCAAAAGAGAGCCGGCGCAGATGCACGCCAGCATCCGGCGGTCGCGCTCGGAGCCGCACCTCCGCTGCTcccgccgcggcggcgccgccggcgcctcgCTCACCACCAGCCGCTCCATCGGCGTCTTCCCGTTCCAGTTCGGCGCCGCGCCGatccgcccgccgccgctccccgagggcggcggcggcgacgggtacCGGCTCCTCACCGTGTGCGCCGGCGAGACGGACCCGGACCCTGACCCCGACCCGGAAATGCCGCAGGTCAGGCGGCCCGACGACCACTGGCTCGACCGCCTCCTCGAGCTCCGCTCCCGCTTCCACGACCCTACCAAGCGCTTTTTCGCCGACGATGACACCCTCttcgaggacgatgacgactacCACGACCACGCCGACGGCGGCTGCGCCGTCGgctacgacgacgaggacgacgccgcgGCGGAGCAGGACGGCAGGTGGGACCGCGAGTCCTTCGGCAAGCTGCTGGCGCGGGCCCCGCCGGCCGATGCCCGGCTGTTCGCGCAGCTGGCCTTCCTCTGCAACATGGCTTACGTCATCCCTGAGATCAAGGTGAGCCAGCACTACCCCTCCTCCGCGAGCATATTAACGATCGAATAACCGCCGTCCGATCAGGTTTCGACGGCCTCCATCTCCCGATCTAGCCGCCCGAATTAGCCCAACTAATAAAAACGCCATCTACAGTATTAATTTCAACAAGAGTCGCCCCGCGGACAGGCTGGGAGGTGCCTCCGAGGGCCCACCGTAGTATATAGGAGTATTTAATTTTTGAAGAATTTTGTGTGGCTAATAAATCCATGCTTTTGGTGGTTTGGAGGTGGTGGCATTAATGTTGCCATATTTAGGTTGGAAAGCCAGCAGCAACCATGGCATTAATCACCCTCGCCGATTATCTTGGTGACCACCATGTTCCATTTGTCCATGAACAGCACCAGTATCAGTAGCATTGTCTGTCAGTAGGACTGTAGGANNNNNNNNNNNNNNNNNNNNNNNNNNNNNNNNNNNNNNNNNNNNNNNNNNNNNNNNNNNNNNNNNNNNNNNNNNNNNNNNNNNNNNNNNNNNNNNNNNNNACCGACCGATGGTTTAATTGGCTAGTGCAACAATCCTATATGGTATCTGAGCCACGAGGTCTTAAGTTTGAGACCCTGCTCACGCAGTCTTAAAAACAAAGGAAAACATATCATGCGGCCTAGACCGAATCTACTCTAAatactaaaatagcctagacgtgagggaagtgttgaatataaatatacaACATAGCCTCCTTCCATTAGTTCGGACTGATAGTTGAATTAGCTAGTGCAACAATACTATACCCACTAAAGGTGGCCGAAGGTGTCCCACATCAGGAAGTTGAAACCATATGTGGGGTCATCGATGATGTCTGGAGGCAGTAGGGACCATCGTCCGGCGATCTTCTAGCGCCTCCCCAGGCCATGGAGCAACACCGGTGGCATCAGCACCCTCTGGTGGCTATGGAGCCAGCCACCGGGTGAGGTGGACCTTCTTCCAGCCTAGAGCGCACGACGCGCACCTGTTGTACAGGGCCTATTCCACGTCGACGGTGATGCGGATGTgccacttcttcttctttgccGACAACgatccggcctcgtggtcgttcttgggcTTCCTATACGGCCACCCTTACCATGACCATGGTGAACTAGTGCTCTTTGAGAAGCGGGAAGGGCAATGCCACATGCACGGTATGGTCGATGGAAGGCCGATGCCGATGGCGCTACCCATAAAAAGGACGGGCGTGCCACCGTATTCAATGTCGGCGCTCGTCTCCAAGCGTGTGCCTTTGATGTCACGTAGAAGACCAGCCCCCGTGTCCCTGCTGAAGCCGAATTGTGTCATTCATGGTGCCATAGTGATCAGCACATGAAGAAGGGGAAGTGATGCGCCTGTGGCACCGCTGCCACACGGGCGCGAGGCGAAAGAGGCGGTCACCCGAGCAGTCCATGTTATGTTCACGGCGACGCATCCACGGTCCCATTTTGAGCCATGAGTGGGTCACAACAGATAAATTAGTCCGTTTGCGTCGGATCGTTAGGCTAAGGTTTTTCACTGAAAGTGTCCGCGCGCACTGAAATGGATCACGTTGGTCCGTTTAGGTCGAGCCCGTGAGAGATGCCCTTACCAAAAGGATTAGTGAGCCATTCTCTAATGTGTAGGCTAATTAAAGATGTCGCTAATACTAGTCCTAATATGGTCGAGGCTGCTACCTGCAACCACTGCTACGAAATTATTGAGTCTGCTCAGCCGGCTCCAATAACCTCAATACGAACTTTGCCGGATATCTAGCCTGGATGACAGGCCATTTCTCAGATAACACTCTTTCTGAATCGTCGCTACCTCCAAACAAACACCCCCGGCGTGCAGTGGGTTCCATTATCCAGGCTCCAACACAAATGTTGTGATGTTGACCGTGAGGCGCCCACGACGCTGGCATGGCTCCCGCGAAACCCTCGCACCAACTTGACCAGGCACGCTCATGCGTGACCTGCATCTACCAATCTTGCATACCTGTTTCTACATACGCTATCTGCAGCCATTGTTCGATCCGATCTGTTCCTAACTAACTTTTCCTCGTCACGAAAATGTACCCACAGTACCGTACGAATTATAAAAATAAACAATGCACCAAATGAAATCATTCCTGTCGTGTGCTGCATTCCACATCTCCCTTTGGTTTTAGTGGGTTTTAGTTTCTCAACTGTTGGATTTGCTTCATGATTCTCTCAAGAGTACAATCGTTCGTCTTCTATCTCACTCTCAAACATCACGCTAGCGTTAGTGCAAAATAAACTGGTGACTCATGCATGAGCTTAACAAATAATATTCCCTCCATTTAGAAATATAAGTCACTCGGCTTTATCTACATATATGGATGTATTTAGATTCATTGCAGTGTGTAGATGCATCTATATCTAGACATACTTTAGTTATATCGAACGGAGGTTGTTCAGAAAACCCAGCTCAACTTCGCAACCGAACGATTAGGAGAGTCAGAATTTTCCAGCTCGTCAAGTACAACGAGCTTAAAGAGTTTAGTTAACGGGTATACCTTCAGGTTCATCTATCCTTGTGATCAAAACTTACATTCAGACCCATTTTCTGAAACGGACCAATTTTGAAGAGACCATTGTGATCTTGTGTTTTCTCTATTTGCTGAATAAGACAAATCAAAGAGGGCTTTGAGCCCCATGCACATAGCACAGCCGACAGATACAACAGCCAAAACAAGCATTACAGGCAAGCAACGGTCCAGTGATCAGCCGAAAGCAACATAGAAGAAGGGTCAAGTTTCTCAAGATAGCTGGTGCATCGATGCGTGCATGGGAAGCTCTCTCCGTTGTTCCACACTTCCACCTCGTCTCTAACTAGATGGGAAAAACTTGCTGCACAGATCCATGGACCGACTGAAGATTTCGCCTACGTACTGCGTTCCTTTCTGAATATCATACAGCCTGCAGACGCAGATGACATCGCAGCACCAGCAGCCCACCTTGTCTCAGACTAGTTTTAGCAGCTTGAGCCACCTATCTGCAATTTTGCCATGGAGTTAGTTGCGTGGCCGCCGGCCTGCAAGTGGCCATGAAGAAGCAGATGCAAAGACGTTTCACCCTGCATAGAACACAAGTGGCCTAACTTATCGGCCTGGGTTGTTAGAATTTTGCTGTATGCAAGAGCAACGCTGACAAATAAAATCTGAACTGGCACACGCCTTCCTTTTCACCACCTGAACTGCCATTTTCCATTTCCGGCCATCCCACACTGATGAGCTCGGAGATGCAATTTTGGATAGACAACTAGGAGCAAAGGAAACAAATGGCACAACGAAACTGCGAAACAAATGCTCTGGCTTCGCTGCAGAAGCACAAGAAAATATAAACATGCTCAGGTAGAAATTGGCACAGCGCATGGTCCTAAAATGATGCAAACAAAAGATGACTGGGGATAAAGAGACAGAGAACAATCTGTCGTTCCAACCAGCTGAGCTTCTTAGGCCAAACACTGAAGCACTGAAAGAGGCGAAGTGGCGACAAAATGCTCAAAATCATGCCACACCGTGGATTGCAACAAGAACTGTGAGTATTTGAAACCCAGTTTTAATATGGAAAATGAATCAATTTTCTCAATTCTCTCGAGAACAAAACCAAGAGAAATTCTTAAGTCGTGGTGCAAAGACTGCTACCTTGTGAaaaacagaagcaacagcaacaGGTTACATTGGCACAATACAGGCACTGCAACAAAAAAGAACGTAATGCAGGCAAAGCTAAGTGATTAATGAGACAGCATAGGCTGCTAATGAATAATGATTCTGATTCCATATGATGGCATAAATGATACAAGCTGATAAATAATAATGTTGCAATGTGAGTGCATTATATATTGTCATTGACTAGAGGCGAATTGCCAAATACGCATTTTTTTCCCTCCTCGGAACAGCTCAGGACCATATTATATGAAGGAACATCCCAAGCTTCAGTCGAGCTCGATTCAGAAAGAGCACAGCATCGGATACAGCAGCGGTGAAGCATAGTTTACGAGGCTGGGTGAGAGCACTATGATTGCTCAAATGCCAATAGTGTGTTCTAGCACACAAGTCCTTCTTGACCTTGAACCATCAGATTTACGAAGCCCTCAGTCCAGGAACATTTTGAAGGCCCATCTTCCGAAGAATGAGTCTCGGTATGGCTGGCGGAATTTCAAGCCCCATACTCTGACTGAACTCTTCTGCAAGCTTGACAAGTCTGGACTTGTTTCCACTGACGGTCTTGTTTGAGTTGTAGTACCCTAACCATGCTTGATAGGCTGATTCTTTGGTCTTCATCTCTACTTTTCCGATGGCACCTTGGACCTATCAAGTCAAGGAAACATAAAGTTAGAGATTTCGTAAGAAGCCTGGAGTAGAATTTCTTGCTAAATTTGCAGCAGTGTCCAGATTACAAAGTGAGCTAGATGAGAAGGTACTAAAATTATATACTGCTTACTTCTGCTTGAATGCTTGGATTGACTGGAGGTGCCACAGTTTCTGTTATTGACAAATCATGGACGCTATTAAGGAAATGTGTTTCCCAGGGAGCCAACAGTAAAATGCCTTGTCCTTCCTTGCCTTTCCGTCCAGTACGACCAAGTCTATGTATATACTGTTGCCTATCAGAAGGCACCCCAACCTGAAAGAGCAAATAAGCTTTACAAGCAATGTACATGCGTATTTTTGATAAAGTCTACAACAACAGAACCTACCTGTACGACAAGTGAAACATCTGGATAATCAACACCACGGGCAGAAACATCAGAACTGACTAATATCAAACCCTTTGACCTTCTAAATTCATCTGAAACCTTAGTTCTAGCAGATTGCGTCTTCCTTGAATGGATCTCTCTTACATTCAGTTTCAGCTGGGAGAGAATTTCAGCAACAAGCTTGGTCACCATTGCTGTAGTACAGAATATAATCACCTGCATAATTGCAATGTCACACCAGAAAAACCCAAAGATGTAAGCTTGCACCTTGGTGAGAAGAAATCTTAAcaataaaaacaaaacaaaactagcgAGATAACTTACTTTGTATTCTGCATCTTCAGCAACATGCTTCTTTAGTACGCCATATATTATAGAGAAGTGCAAGTCTAATGGGGCAACCATGTACATCTGATTTACCTGATACATGAGCAAGAATGGAAGGTATTTGTGAGCTAGTGCCAAGCTTACTTCAATATTCTAGCTTAACAACTCATGAAAATGACAGATCTAAACCTGCGCATGTGTCTCCTCATCACCCTcttgaacagtattgatgaacttgTAATCCTTGTGCATTGCTAAATGAGATATTTGACGGACCTAACGTAAACATTCAACTGATCAGATTGTTTCAGGTACAAAGAGGTGGCATGAGAAAAGGAGATACCTCTGCCGGGACAGTAGCAGAAAACAGCAGTGTTTGTCGTTCTTTAGGAATGAAGGAAATTATCTTCTCGATATCTCTTTTGAATCCCATATCCAATAGGCGGTCAGCTTCATCAAGAACAAGAACCTTCACACCTTTAATCCGGGTAGAAAAACCAGGCGTATTCTCAAGATGATCGATGAGCCTTCCAGGTGTGGCAACAAGAATCTGTTTGGTCGGCACTAAATATTAGTACATGAACTGCATCCAGATATGAACAAACTGAAGTTGATATAGTTTACGGGTACAAACCTGGCATGGTGTAGATTTCATGCTTCGTTGCTCTTGAGGTAATCGTGTGCCACCAATTACAACCTGCACGTCCAGTGAGCTATGATACTTAAGAAGCTTCCTAGCCTCAACAGCCACTTGGTTTGCCAGCTCCCTAGTAGGGAGCATCACCAGCAAATTTATCGATGTAGAACGGGGTAATGTAGAGAGAAGTTCAATGGCTGGAAGCTAGCAATAAGAATTTGAAACTAAAGTCAGAGTGGTTAATCCCCACAGCAGCATCACAGCAATAATTCATGAACTGCAGAAACCATCAAATTGAATAGTTGTGCTGAAGGGGAAAGAATACCAAAAAGGCAACGGTTTTCCCTGTTCCAGTCTTTGCTTTTGCAAGAACATCTTTGCCTGCAGCCAACATATTATGCAATAATTATCTTCAGAGTTTCCCAAGAGATTGGCATGGTAATACACAGCGGAGTTAAAAAAAAATAGTTTGCATTATTGCTGACCTTCAAGAATTACTGGCAGAGTTGCCTCCTGGACCCGTGTCAGCCTTTCATACCCAGCATCTTTGATTCCTTGCAATGACAATGGAGAAACAGCACACTGATCGAACCTGCAATAAGCATAACAATAACATTACAAACTGACAAAGGCAGAAAAACAGCTTGACACTAATGCAATTCCCAATAATGTGATGAACACAAACAGGGTAGCCAGCTGTGTCACAAATTATAAGTCGATTGAGGCCAACTAAAGATAATAATCATAGCTCGTAAATCCGAGGACAAATATTAATCACAAAACGGATATGTTGTATGGTACTACTACATGATTTGTACAGCTATGCAAATATTTCATGCGCACATTCAAAACCAAATATGCTGTGCACGCCATTACCGTGTGCCGCTGAGGTACGATCCGTCCACGCCTCCGGCTGCGGCGCTGCTACTCGTCTCGACATCCATAGCCGTCACCTCCGTCTGCACCACGGCCACCTCGCGGACCTGGTCGGCACCTCTTGGCCGAGCCCTGGGGAACCCGGAGCCCTCCTCCGCGTCCCTcgggcgccgccgccggtgccgctTCGGGGCAGCCGCGTATCCAGGGTTGCCTGACATGATCCCGCTGGGGACGTCGGTGATTACgattttggtggcggcggcggcggacgggcgGGCGGGAACGCGGAGGTCACAAACTCGGAGTCGCAATGACCTAGCTAGGAAACACGAGGAGACACGAACACGGACTTTGCGTTTGCGACAGCAATTTATGGGTTGGAAAAAGTCCATTTTAAACCCTGAATTTGTAGAGGTTCGGCGGATCAAACCCTGAAGTCGAAATCCCGGTCGTTTGCACCCTAAACTTACTATTCCCGGTCTAAATCAAACCCTAGAGCCGTTTGGAGCAACCAATCCCGGCCGGGATTAGAACCTACTCTCACTGATAATGGGGCTCAACTGTAATATTCATCTTTCTCCTCTGGTTTCTTTCTCTGAAAAATCTAACCAAAAGCGCCCCGTGCGACGGAAAAAAAAAGCATCATTCTCTTAGGGAGCGATCACATCTTATCCTCACGCTGCTGCCCACCGTCCCACCTTATCCTCACACATCGCTTCTCTATCCGGAATCCAACGGTAAGCAGCGccgagagagaagagaggaggaGTAGACCGCCGTCGCTACCGAGCACGACGTCGCGGAGGAGGCCGCTGTCGCCGCCCAGCAggacgccgcggaggaggccgccgTCGCAGCACGACGCAGCAGGTGAGGTCGTCGTCTTTGCCGAGCACAGAGCCGTGAGGGAGGCCTTCAACGCCGCCGAGCACGGAGCAGCGTTGGAATGTTGGATGTTGTTGCCGCTGCGCTGGAGGACGCCGAGCACACATCAGAGGAGACCACACGCGTTGAGCACTGCGAAGCAGAGATGctgccgtcgacgagcgcgtaagGAGGAGACCCCCGTCGGCTAGTGCGGGGAGCCGCCGCCGTCAAGCAAGCCCCGGGAGGGGAGGCCGCCACCGTCCAGCACGCATCCGAGAAGGCCACCTACGCCAAGCACGCAACAGAGAGCCTCTCGTCGACGGCCACGGGAAGAGAAGAGAGGAGGACGCCGTCGTCCACGAGCTGGCGATGGAGAGGCGCAGGTAGCAGCCATGTCCATCTGCTCTATTTGAGCTACCTACCCGAGGACGAGGAGACGTCTGCTCCCTCCCATCTTTACTTGCCTATAGTTAATTTAGTGCTAATTGCAAGGTTAATTAGGAGTAATTAACAGATTAATTAGTGGTAGTTGCCATACCAGGAACTACTATTAGAGCGGTAAGATCCTAATTGCCAGATTAATTCCGAACAGCGACCGTGATGGTGTCGACCTGGTTCCTTGGAGCTCCAGGGAATACCGTATTTCGACGTGCGGCCATAACAATTTGATCTTGACAACATTAATACGTAAGTGGCCAGAGAAATAAATCAGGTCATGTCTCTAGCTTTCACATATGGACGCTGCCGGTAGATGgggattgattttttttttgacagaagattgggattgaatttttttttacagaaATTGGGATTGATTTTGAGGATAAATAAAAGAAAGGAACCTACGGTAGTTGGGTCCCACTGTCAGTGAGAGCAGCTTGTAATCCCAGTCGGGATCAGTGCATTCCCGGTGCTCCAAACAGCTTCAGGGTTTGATTTAGACCAGGATTAGTAAGTTTAGGGTGCAAACGACAGGGATTTCGACTTCAGGGTTTGATCCGCCGAGCCTCTACAAATTCAGGGTTTGAAATGGACTTTTTCCTTATGGGTTTCCAAATGCGCACCACTGCAACCGCACAATCGCTTTGCATTTAGGCCCTCCAGAGAAAAACACGTTAAACTTTAGTCCTGTTATATAGCCTTAATAGGGCATGTACTGTAATTCACAAGACCGTCTTATCTTAATACCCTCTCATAATCTAGTGACTAGTCTAGATATAATAATAGAATATAATGTACAAtggttggaacatgggagcatatgctccctctattttgaaatgcatcttacacatattttgatttccaaaaaaattgaaatcaaaaattcgcatgtaaatcttctcgtgctacacgcttagaaagttgtttcataaaaaattgacttatcatgtgacgtgtataaaaaagataaaactcattgctaaaaataatgtttttcacaagataagttttctgttttttatatagaccacaaaaaatattgatttttcgtgaaacttgaagaACGAAcaaatattatgaagatgtacatgtaaaaaattttgttaaaaattttcgacatttcgaaatataattttttggtagagggtgcatacgcacccgggagccgaattgaatttcccacAATGGTTATCTTTTATTCTTATCTATAGTAACTAGGTATCTTTAAATATGTTGTGAGAAAAATATTGCTAAGAGATCATCTTTTAATAAAGACAAactttttttcttcaaatttcTCTTTCCCCCAACGCAACATTTATCATAAGTGGCACCCGTAAATATCATCATTGTGCATGCCCCTGGTCTTGGCGTCACTAGCGTAGCTTAGTGCATGTCGGGagggccaccccccccccccccccatgattTGCACATGCATTGAAGAAGTTTTTTTTCGGCATAGCCTAAATTATGGATTTTTGTGgattttgccccccccccccccccccaacaacTTTcagcaagctccgccactgcttgcCGTCAAAACTGGATCTCTCTTTCCACACATTCAAACAAACATTATCAAAACTATCATAATCAAGCAGACATGTTAAAAATCTACAAACAATGTGAATACGAGTCGGTTGTGGCGCAAAAGTTAATTTAAAATTGGCGTGAAGGATCACCTACGAAAAACAAAGAAGCGATTTCCACAAATTGATTGGAATCAGACAACAAACTTCATTCAAGTTCTTCCAGTGACATTTTAGTACCAACTTAAACTTTGATGAGTGCTAGAGCTCTAGGGGCGTGATTGCCTGGTACACATCAAtcacacacaaaaaaacaaaGTGGTACTCCATTGCACCACTGGAGTCTCCTCATCATCAATTACACACACGTCGGTGCATTAATGGCATTAGTGGCGTATCCAATGGGGGTGTTATGCCACCGTCTTCAAAAGTAATACCTTTGTTTCAATAAATAAGGCATACGCTTATTTTAAGATGAA contains:
- the LOC124665564 gene encoding DEAD-box ATP-dependent RNA helicase 26-like isoform X1 — encoded protein: MDFFQPINCCRKRKVRVRVSSCFLARSLRLRVCDLRVPARPSAAAATKIVITDVPSGIMSGNPGYAAAPKRHRRRRPRDAEEGSGFPRARPRGADQVREVAVVQTEVTAMDVETSSSAAAGGVDGSYLSGTRFDQCAVSPLSLQGIKDAGYERLTRVQEATLPVILEGKDVLAKAKTGTGKTVAFLLPAIELLSTLPRSTSINLLVMLPTRELANQVAVEARKLLKYHSSLDVQVVIGGTRLPQEQRSMKSTPCQILVATPGRLIDHLENTPGFSTRIKGVKVLVLDEADRLLDMGFKRDIEKIISFIPKERQTLLFSATVPAEVRQISHLAMHKDYKFINTVQEGDEETHAQVNQMYMVAPLDLHFSIIYGVLKKHVAEDAEYKVIIFCTTAMVTKLVAEILSQLKLNVREIHSRKTQSARTKVSDEFRRSKGLILVSSDVSARGVDYPDVSLVVQVGVPSDRQQYIHRLGRTGRKGKEGQGILLLAPWETHFLNSVHDLSITETVAPPVNPSIQAEVQGAIGKVEMKTKESAYQAWLGYYNSNKTVSGNKSRLVKLAEEFSQSMGLEIPPAIPRLILRKMGLQNVPGLRAS
- the LOC124665564 gene encoding DEAD-box ATP-dependent RNA helicase 26-like isoform X2, encoding MDFFQPINCCRKRKVRVRVSSCFLARSLRLRVCDLRVPARPSAAAATKIVITDVPSGIMSGNPGYAAAPKRHRRRRPRDAEEGSGFPRARPRGADQVREVAVVQTEVTAMDVETSSSAAAGGVDGSYLSGTRFDQCAVSPLSLQGIKDAGYERLTRVQEATLPVILEGKDVLAKAKTGTGKTVAFLLPAIELLSTLPRSTSINLLVMLPTRELANQVAVEARKLLKYHSSLDVQVVIGGTRLPQEQRSMKSTPCQILVATPGRLIDHLENTPGFSTRIKGVKVLVLDEADRLLDMGFKRDIEKIISFIPKERQTLLFSATVPAEVRQISHLAMHKDYKFINTVQEGDEETHAQVNQMYMVAPLDLHFSIIYGVLKKHVAEDAEYKVIIFCTTAMVTKLVAEILSQLKLNVREIHSRKTQSARTKVSDEFRRSKGLILVSSDVSARGVDYPDVSLVVQVGVPSDRQQYIHRLGRTGRKGKEGQGILLLAPWETHFLNSVHDLSITETVAPPVNPSIQAEVQGAIGKVEMKTKESAYQAWLGYYNSNKTVSGNKSRLVKLAEEFSQSMGLEIPPAIPRLILRKMGLQNVPGLRAS